One Phaenicophaeus curvirostris isolate KB17595 unplaced genomic scaffold, BPBGC_Pcur_1.0 scaffold_483, whole genome shotgun sequence DNA window includes the following coding sequences:
- the PSMC4 gene encoding 26S proteasome regulatory subunit 6B: MEELGLLGDKAQEELPALAPHRPPTALSFLVPEPEDLEDLYSRYKKLQQELEFLEVQEEYIKDEQKNLKKEFLHAQEEVKRIQSIPLVIGQFLEAVDQNTAIVGSTTGSNYYVRILSTIDRELLKPNASVALHKHSNALVDVLPPEADSSIMMLTSDQKPDVMYADIGGMDIQKQEVREAVELPLTHFELYKQIGIDPPRGVLMYGPPGCGKTMLAKAVAHHTTAAFIRVVGSEFVQKYLGEGPRMVRDVFRLAKENAPAIIFIDEIDAIATKRFDAQTGADREVQRILLELLNQMDGFDQNVNVKVIMATNRADTLDPALLRPGRLDRKIEFPLPDRRQKRLIFSTITGKMNLSEEVDLEDYVARPDKISGADINSICQEGGMLAVRENRYIVLAKDFEKAYKTVIKKDEQEHEFYK; this comes from the exons atggaggagctggggctgctgggcgACAAGGCGCAG gaggAGCTGCCGGCGCTCGCCCCCCACCGCCCCCCCACCGCCCTCTCCTTCCTGGTGCCCGAGCCGGAGGACCTGGAGGATCTGTACAGCCGCTACAAG aagctgcagcaggagctggagttCCTGGAGGTGCAGGAGGAGTACATCAAGGACGAGCAGAAGAACCTCAAGAAGGAGTTCCTGCACGCCCAGGAGGAGGTGAAGCGCATCCAGAGCATCCCCCTGGTCATCGGGCAGTTCCTGGAGGCCGTGGACCAGAACACGGCCATCGTGGGCTCCACCACCG GGTCCAACTACTACGTGCGGATCCTGAGCACCATCGACCGGGAGCTGCTGAAGCCCAACGCCTCGGTGGCCCTGCACAAGCACAGCAACGCCCTGGTGGACGTCCTCCCGCCCGAGGCCGACAGCAGCATCATGATGTTGACCTCAG ACCAGAAGCCGGACGTGATGTACGCGGACATCGGGGGGATGGACATCCAGAAGCAGGAGGTCCGCGAGGCCGTGGAGCTGCCCCTCACCCACTTCGAGCTCTACAAGCAG ATCGGCATCGACCCACCGCGAGGTGTCCTCATGTACGGGCCCCCCGGCTGCGGGAAGACCATGTTGGCCAAGGCCGTGGCCCATCACACCACCG CCGCCTTCATCCGCGTGGTGGGCTCGGAGTTCGTGCAGAAGTACCTGGGGGAAGGTCCCCGCATGGTGCGCGACGTCTTCCGTCTGGCCAAGGAGAACGCGCCGGCCATCATCTTCATCGACGAGATCGACGCCATCGCCACCAAGAGGTTCGACGCCCAGACCGGAG CCGACCGGGAGGTCCAACGCATCCTCCTGGAGCTCCTCAACCAGATGGACGGCTTCGACCAGAACGTCAACGTCAAG GTGATCATGGCCACCAACCGCGCGGACACCCTGGACCCGGCGCTGCTCCGTCCCGGCCGCCTCGACCGCAAAATCGAGTTCCCGCTGCCCGACCGGCGCCAGAAGCGGCTCATCTTCTCCACCATCACCGGGAAGATGAACCTCTCCGAGGAGGTGGACCTGGAGGACT ACGTGGCGCGGCCGGACAAGATCTCGGGGGCCGACATCAACTCCATCTGCCAGGAG GGCGGGATGCTGGCCGTGCGCGAGAACCGCTACATCGTCCTGGCCAAGGACTTCGAGAAGGCCTACAAGACGGTCATCAAGAAGGACGAGCAGGAGCACGAGTTCTACAAGTGA
- the SCN1B gene encoding sodium channel regulatory subunit beta-1 → MLSAALSQLLLGLLMAGGARGGCVEVASGTEAVLGASFRLLCIACKRRSETPAEAQGEWFFRPDGEPHFQKILHYSPEEEPWVAPGPFKEVLSWNGSRGTRDLQDLSVLLSAVAREHAGHYVCRLRRNLTFEGYVYSLARNKTIRLAVVDTARRDLASIVSEILMYVLIVVLTLWLAAEMLYCYRKVAAAAPAPDSASEYLAITSESKENCAGGTAPQ, encoded by the exons ATGTTGTCCGCGGCgctctcccagctcctcctcggCCTCCTCATGG ccgggggggcgcgggggggctGCGTGGAGGTGGCGTCGGGCACCGAGGCCGTGCTGGGGGCCTCCTTCCGCCTGCTGTGCATCGCCTGCAAGCGCCGCAGCGAGACCCCCGCCGAGGCCCAGGGCGAGTGGTTCTTCCGCCCCGACGGGGAGCCCCACTTCCAGAAg atccTGCACTACAGCCCCGAGGAGGAGCCGTGGGTGGCCCCGGGCCCTTTCAAGGAGGTGCTGAGCTGGAACGGCTCGCGGGGGACGCGGGACCTGCAGGACCTGTCGGTGCTGCTGTCGGCGGTGGCGCGGGAGCACGCCGGGCACTACGTGTGCCGCCTGCGCCGCAACCTCACCTTCGAGGGCTACGTCTACAGCCTGGCCCGCAACAAAACCATCCGCCTGGCCGTGGTGGACACGG CGCGCCGGGACCTGGCGTCCATCGTGTCCGAGATCCTGATGTACGTGCTGATCGTGGTGCTGACCCTCTGGCTGGCCGCCGAGATGCTCTACTGCTACCGCAAGgtggccgccgccgcccccgcccccgaCAGCGC ctccgaGTACCTCGCCATCACCTCGGAGAGCAAAGAGAACTGCGCGGGCGGGACGGCgccccagtag